The following is a genomic window from Spirochaetota bacterium.
AAGGTTGGACAAAATGAAAAAGTGCTGGCAGTAGTAAAGGAAGAGCCAAGTGGTGATATTACTAAAGTATTAACTCATACACACAGAGGTGGAGAAGATTTACAGTGGGTAAAAATGCCAAATGGTAAAGTAAAACGCATATCATCGGGTGATCGCAGCGGCGCGTTTGTTAATTCACATATCTTTTATGAAGACCTCCGTTCGCGAAATATTGATGATTACGAATATACTTTACTTGGCGAAGAAACTATAGAGGGATACCAATGCTACAAAATAGAAGCAAAACCAAAACCCGGTAAAAGTATTTATGATAAAGCAATTTTTTTCATTATAAAGTCTGGTGAATTTCAGTACTTTGCCGTGCGTATAGATATTTTTTATGATGGCTATCTGTACAAACGC
Proteins encoded in this region:
- a CDS encoding outer membrane lipoprotein-sorting protein, translated to MKKFLVYSLLVLFCSAIVTAYALTGREIMEKSDALPEPKTAISKASMVIYKGGDTLQRTIELMAMKVGQNEKVLAVVKEEPSGDITKVLTHTHRGGEDLQWVKMPNGKVKRISSGDRSGAFVNSHIFYEDLRSRNIDDYEYTLLGEETIEGYQCYKIEAKPKPGKSIYDKAIFFIIKSGEFQYFAVRIDIFYDGYLYKRLINYNLKKVDGIITPYKAVMYRVDKNGQNLGRTEVFVTNVQYNNPAIKEDMFNQGKL